Proteins encoded in a region of the Elaeis guineensis isolate ETL-2024a chromosome 7, EG11, whole genome shotgun sequence genome:
- the LOC105049092 gene encoding transcription termination factor MTERF15, mitochondrial — translation MFSSVSRFLTGFHGSRLFGALLRHLSYTTNPPAAVGNGTAAKPHFMVDYLVASCGFSLAEASKLSKTLSHLDSLDNPDAVLRLLRSHGIDDAYIRKLISARPRWLCCDAEKTLAPKLRAFQDLGFSGVGLAQFIHSNPQALDLNLHRTILPRIEFWSGLIGSTEQLMVLLQKKRFLYVRVDRTVIPNLSLLRGRGFSEKRIAWLLRKNPELVMLKADKFRATVERVEDLGIPGSSGMFPWALWAVCNLSKTMFKTKLDLMKSFGWSEEQFLCAFHRNPMFLTFSEKTLRDKMDFFLKEAECDPSFLALRAELLTYSVEKRLIPRHRVLMALKLRGFCTREYKFSNIIVWPEKKFLEKFIIPYEDKVPGLREMLIAACSRGDAN, via the coding sequence ATGTTCTCCTCCGTTTCTCGCTTTCTTACCGGCTTCCACGGCAGCCGCCTGTTTGGAGCTCTCCTCCGCCACCTCTCCTACACCACCAACCCCCCCGCCGCGGTGGGGAATGGCACCGCTGCGAAGCCCCATTTCATGGTCGACTACCTCGTCGCCTCCTGCGGCTTCTCCCTTGCCGAGGCGTCCAAACTCTCCAAAACCCTCTCCCACCTCGACTCCCTCGACAATCCCGACGCCGTCCTCCGTCTCCTGCGGAGCCACGGCATCGACGACGCCTACATCCGAAAGCTCATCTCTGCCAGGCCCAGATGGCTCTGCTGCGACGCCGAGAAAACCTTAGCCCCCAAGCTCCGAGCTTTCCAAGATCTCGGCTTTTCCGGCGTCGGTCTCGCCCAATTCATCCACTCAAATCCCCAAGCCCTCGATCTCAACCTCCACCGTACCATCCTCCCCAGGATCGAGTTCTGGAGCGGCCTTATCGGCTCCACCGAGCAGCTGATGGTTCTTCTCCAGAAAAAGAGGTTCCTCTACGTCAGAGTTGACAGAACCGTGATTCCCAACCTCTCCCTCCTGCGCGGTCGCGGATTCTCCGAAAAACGTATCGCCTGGCTACTGCGGAAGAACCCTGAGCTCGTTATGCTCAAGGCAGACAAATTCCGGGCCACGGTCGAGCGTGTCGAGGATTTGGGAATCCCCGGCAGCTCAGGGATGTTCCCGTGGGCTCTATGGGCCGTCTGCAATCTGAGCAAGACCATGTTCAAGACCAAATTAGACCTCATGAAGAGCTTCGGGTGGTCGGAGGAGCAGTTCCTTTGTGCATTCCATCGGAATCCCATGTTCCTGACGTTTTCAGAGAAGACCCTCCGGGATAAGATGGATTTCTTCTTGAAGGAAGCCGAGTGCGACCCATCCTTCCTCGCCCTGCGTGCAGAGCTTCTGACATACAGTGTAGAGAAGAGGCTGATTCCTCGGCATCGTGTGTTGATGGCTTTGAAGTTGAGAGGGTTTTGCACCAGAGAATATAAATTTTCCAACATCATTGTTTGGCCAGAGAAGAAGTTTTTGGAGAAATTTATCATCCCCTATGAGGATAAAGTGCCAGGACTAAGAGAGATGTTAATTGCTGCCTGTAGCAGGGGGGATGCCAACTAA